Proteins encoded together in one Manis pentadactyla isolate mManPen7 chromosome 6, mManPen7.hap1, whole genome shotgun sequence window:
- the C6H2orf69 gene encoding mitochondrial protein C2orf69 homolog isoform X1 — MWGFRLLRSPPLLLLLPQIRVGVAAFRAQAGTMNLGGTCGARSSPAAEGRRQQCLQLSTVPGADPQRSNELLLLATAATGKGAEWRGLSEDLAKEEPQLPPQHHVLYFPGDVQNYHEIMTRHPENYQWENWSLENVATILAQRFPNSYIWVIKCSRMHLHKFSCYDNFVKSNMFGAPEHNTDFGAFKHLYTLLVNAFNLSQNSLLSKKNAKDLNKDSKPSNCRSSSHTANGCQGEKERTCEKFDESAISFYPPSLHGASFTLIGFSKGCVVLNQLLFELKEAKKDENIDAFIKSIRTMYWLDGGHSGGSNTWVTYPEVLKEFAQTGIIVHTHVTPYQVCDPMRSWIGKEHKKFVQILGDFGMQVTSQIHFAKDTPSIENHFRVHEVF, encoded by the exons ATGTGGGGGTTCAGGCTCCTGCGGTCGCCGccactgctgctcttgctgccgcAGATCAGAGTCGGAGTCGCCGCGTTCCGCGCTCAGGCCGGAACCATGAACTTAGGTGGCACTTGCGGTGCGCGCAGTTCCCCCGCGGCCGAGGGCCGCCGGCAGCAGTGCCTGCAGCTGTCCACTGTGCCGGGGGCCGACCCGCAGCGCAGCAACGAGTTGCTTCTGCTGGCTACGGCGGCGACGGGGAAGGGAGCGGAATGGCGGGGCCTCTCTGAGGACCTGGCGAAGGAGGAGCCGCAGCTGCCGCCGCAGCACCACGTTCTCTATTTCCCCGGGGATGTGCAG AATTACCATGAAATTATGACTCGTCATCCTGAGAATTATCAGTGGGAAAACTGGAGTCTAGAAAATGTTGCCACCATTTTAGCCCAGCGGTTCCCCAATAGTTATATTTGGGTGATAAAGTGTTCCCGAATGCATTTGCACAAATTCAGTTGCTATGACAATTTTGTGAAAAGTAATATGTTTGGTGCTCCAGAACACAATACTGACTTTGGAGCTTTTAAGCACCTTTATACATTATTAGTTAATGCTTTTAACTTAAGTCAGAACAGTTTGCTGTCAAAGAAGAATGCGAAAGATTTGAATAAGGACTCCAAACCATCTAATTGTAGATCCAGTTCTCATACTGCTAATGGTTgccagggagaaaaagagaggaccTGTGAGAAATTTGATGAGTCTGCCATAAGTTTTTATCCACCATCACTACATGGTGCTTCTTTCACTTTGATTGGTTTCAGTAAAGgttgtgttgttttaaatcagTTGCTTTTTGAGTTGAAAGAAGCCAAGAAAGACGAGAACATAGATGCTTTTATCAAAAGCATAAGAACAATGTACTGGCTGGATGGCGGTCATTCTGGAGGAAGCAATACTTGGGTTACTTATCCAGAAGTCTTGAAAGAATTTGCACAGACGGGGATTATTGTTCACACCCATGTAACACCTTACCAAGTATGTGATCCAATGAGATCTTGGATTGGAAAGGAGCACAAGAAATTTGTTCAGATACTTGGAGATTTTGGTATGCAGGTGACTAGCCAAATTCATTTTGCAAAAGACACTCCCTCCATAGAGAATCACTTCAGGGTTCATGAAGTATTTTGA